One Nicotiana tomentosiformis chromosome 4, ASM39032v3, whole genome shotgun sequence genomic window carries:
- the LOC138909851 gene encoding uncharacterized protein, producing MVRMCAADVPGGRGAAPPIARGRSRGRGRAQAPVRGRGHPRVAPIVPPVDLVEDPVIEEQDETPATEPALVDFMTVPGFLEVMGRCCDLSRESLGIPVYVSTLVGDSVVVDRVYQSYVVTFCGYETRAYLLLLDMVDFEVILGMDWFSPYHAILDCYAKTVTLAMPELPRIEWRGSFVCTYSRVVSFLKARHMVEKGCLASLAFVQDNTAETPALDSVPVV from the exons atggtgagaatgTGCGCGGCGGATGTACCGGGTGgtagaggagctgctccccccatTGCTAGAGGTCGaagcagaggccgggggagggctcaAGCTCCTGTCagaggacgagggcatcctagagttgctcccaTTGTACCACCAGTAGATCTAGTggaggatcctgttattgaggagcaggatgagaCGCCTGCAACTGAGCCAGCCCTAGTAGATTTCATGACTGTACCGGGATTCCTGGAGGTCATGGGTcgatgctgcg ATCTGTCCCGCGAGTCCTTGGGcattcctgtatatgtgtccacgctagtgggtgattctgttgttgtggatcgggtctaCCAGTCTTATGTGGTGACTTTCTGTGGGTATGAGACCAGAGCGTATCTTCTAttactcgatatggttgatttcgaggttatcttgggtatggactggttttCCCCGTACCATGCCATTCTCGATTgctatgccaagactgttaccttggcgatgcctgaGTTGCCTAGAATAGAATGGAGGGGTTCGTTTGTTTGTACTTACAGCAGGGTTgtttctttcttgaaggctcgacatatggtcgagaagggttgtttggcttccTTGGCCTTTGTTCAGGATAATACTGCAGAGACTCCCGCGTTAGATTCAGTGCCAGTGGTATGA